The Synechococcus sp. RS9909 genomic interval TGGTGGGGGGGATCCCGCTGTTGGGTTGCCAGCGAAGGGGGCGGACCGAAGGCAGAGGTGCTGCCATCCGCTCCTCCAGGTGGCGGATTCGCACCATCGCCTGGTCCCAGGCCTCATCGGCGCTGGAGGCACTGCCCCTGCCGCCGCTGAGATCTCCGTAGGCCACGGCTGTGATCAGACGCTTGGCCTGGTCGATGATCAGGATGCTGTCCATCAGCATCCAGAGGCCATCGGGCGGATCGGTTGCGGCCGGGGTGTGAATCGGCACCGTGGGCTCGATCCAGCGAATCAGTTCATAGCCCCAGATGCCGTAGAGCTGCCCCAGTGGTGGCAGACCGGGGATGTGGCCGGGGCGGTAAGGCTTCAGTTGGCTGCGCAGGAGGTCGAAGGGATTGCCCTGTAAAGACTCCACCGCTCCATCACGCCAGCGACGGCTGCATGCCTCGCCGCGAGCTGTCAGCGTCCAGAGCGGGTCACAGGCCACCACGCTCCATCGGCCTAGGTGAACACCGCCTTCGACGGATTCGAGCAGCACACCCGGCGGTCGGCCTTCACCCACCTTCAACCATGTGGTGAGAGGCGTTTCCAGGTCGGCCGGCCAGCTGTGAGCCACCGGAATGAAGGTGGCTCCCGCAGCGGCGGCCTCAAAAAAGGAGGCGCGGTCAGGGCTGAGCATGGAGGGATTCTCGCAGCCGACCGCGCCGCTCGACGTCAGGCGTCGAAGGTGTTGCGTCCGCTGAACTTGAGCGTGGAAGGGTCGGGATTGGCGCCGATTCGTCGGGGGTTGTGGCCCACCATGGTGCGACCGTCATTCACTTTCTCAGGGAACACACCATCCTTGGGATGCAGGAATTCGGTGTCTCCACCCGGGAAAATCCGATAGATCTTGTAGTCCTCGATCCGGGGCTTGAACTTGGTGCGCAGCTGGGTGCCGAGGGCGAGGCACTGCTCCTTGCGAGCGAAATACATGAGGTTTTCGCCTTCATGCATCATGGCGGCACCACCGGTGGGCAGTTCAAAAGCCTGAGCAGAGGCGCTGGTCCAGGTGATGGCGTACTTCTCTTCCGTCTCCGCGGCGTTCAGAAGTCCACCGGTGCTGCCGATGAACTGGGGGAGCTGACCGTTCAACGCCGTTGCTGTCATGGCTGTCCTCGAAAAATCGGCATGCCGTTACGGCTGGAAAGTAGCACCGTGATTCCGGTTGGATCGCCTGTCCTGCAGCCAAGCTTCACACCCGTCAACATTGAGTCGAGCCGGCCACCGGGAAGAACACCGTGAGGCCTCGGTCCCGTTGTTGCGTCAGCCTGCCACCCAGGCTGGCGAGCAGGCGACGGGTGGCTCCCTGGCTGAGCTGCAGGCTGCCGGTGTCTGGATTCCAGCTCAGCACGGGGCCGAGTTCTGCGCTGGGCTCCGCTGCGCTGACGCCGGCACCATCGGGATTGGGATTGTGGCCGCGGATCTGCAGCTTCAGGCGTGCTCCCGCCGCTCGCAGCTGCAGCACCAGCCTGCCGCCGTGTTGCAAGCTGCGACTGCTGCGGTCGATCAGGCCACCGAGCATCGGTTCCAATCGGCCGGGATCACTGAGCACAGCCGGGAGTGCCGCGCTGATGTCGAGCTGAAGGGCAAGCCCGCGCCGCTCGAGCTGTTGTTGCCAGGCTGGTGCCAGCTGGAGCAGCATCGCGCCGAGGTCGGTGCGGGCCAGGCCTGCCGAGTCCTTCGACTGGCGATGGCGCTCGCTGCTCTGCAGTTCGGAGGCATGCAGTTCCGCTGCATGAAAAATCAGGCCGAAGCGGTCGATCTGTTCCGTGCATTCGCTGTCGATCTGGCGCAGGCGATCGGTGACGAGATCCGGCAGGTCACGGCGGCGCAGTAGCGACCGGATCAAGGTGCGGATCGTGGCCAGCGGTGTGCGCACCTCATGGGTGATCGCTTCTAGCAGGGAGAGCTCGGCCGCGGCACCGGCCTGGGGGACGGGGATGGGTGCAGCGCTCTGCGCGGGTGGGTGGTCGGGCAGGGTCTGCAGAGTGAGGCTGGGGGCCATCCGGGCCAACCGCTCCGCCACGGCGGGCCAGAAAACCGTCGCGAAGTCGCGGCTGCTCTGCAGGGATCCCAGGCCCTGGATCGCGTCACGCAGCACGCTCGCCTGCGCAGGGTTCTCGGCCTGCAGGCGTCGGTCGATCCCTTCCAGCACGGCCGCCAGGGAGTTGGGGTCACTGCGCAGAAGCAGTTGACGCTGGTGCTCGGGGCCGTGCAGGGCCAGGGCGACCTGCAGAGACGGGCTGATCACGATCAGCAGGGGGTCATGGCCGT includes:
- a CDS encoding photosystem I reaction center subunit II PsaD translates to MTATALNGQLPQFIGSTGGLLNAAETEEKYAITWTSASAQAFELPTGGAAMMHEGENLMYFARKEQCLALGTQLRTKFKPRIEDYKIYRIFPGGDTEFLHPKDGVFPEKVNDGRTMVGHNPRRIGANPDPSTLKFSGRNTFDA
- a CDS encoding HAMP domain-containing sensor histidine kinase; protein product: MNARPHLTTIQALMAEGVPPGGGDDASARRLWWAALEVVQDALLKQPDDRRGVWLAAPLPALYEPSLLQRMAGWIWTPHPIGWPQLGPAAAAEPAGGRAPIQRLEQLRLQPEDGHDPLLIVISPSLQVALALHGPEHQRQLLLRSDPNSLAAVLEGIDRRLQAENPAQASVLRDAIQGLGSLQSSRDFATVFWPAVAERLARMAPSLTLQTLPDHPPAQSAAPIPVPQAGAAAELSLLEAITHEVRTPLATIRTLIRSLLRRRDLPDLVTDRLRQIDSECTEQIDRFGLIFHAAELHASELQSSERHRQSKDSAGLARTDLGAMLLQLAPAWQQQLERRGLALQLDISAALPAVLSDPGRLEPMLGGLIDRSSRSLQHGGRLVLQLRAAGARLKLQIRGHNPNPDGAGVSAAEPSAELGPVLSWNPDTGSLQLSQGATRRLLASLGGRLTQQRDRGLTVFFPVAGSTQC